A region of the Thermanaerothrix sp. genome:
GGGCTATCATCTCCGCGGTCCTTGGGAAGTCCGGAAGGTCCGCGAAGTCACCGTAGGCCTCGTCGCAGACCACCAGGACATGGGGTGGCACCGACCTTAGGAAATCCTCCAGCTCCCGCTGAGGAAAGGCGGTGCCCGTGGGATTGTTGGGGTTGCAGAGGAACACCAGCTTTGTCCGTGGGGTTATGCGCTCCGCGAATCCCTCAAGGTCCAGCGACCAGTCCTCCTTCATGGGCACCTCCACGGACCTGGCGCCAAACCTTTCCGCCAGGGAGCGGTACACCGAGAAGGTGAGCTTCCCGTGCAGCACCTGATCCCCCTCCTCAAGGAAGGTGACCCCCAGCAGGGTTATGACCCCGTCCAGGCCGTTGTCCACCAGGAAGCAGTCCTCCGGAAGCCCCCAATGGCGGGACAATGCCTGCCTCAGCTCCAGGGCCAAGGGGTCTGGGTAGCGGTTAAGGCCCTCCTCAAGGGCCTTAAGTATCCGCCCTTCCGCCATCCTAGAGTGTCCGAAGGGGCTTTCGTTGGCGTTAAGAGGTACGACCGGCCTTCCGATGGAACGGGACAAGTCCCTGGGAGAGGGGCCGGGATCGTAGGGCTCAAGGGACGAAAGGGAGCGCTTTATCACCACCGTCATGACGCGCCACCCCCCAACACCCAGTCAAGGCCCTCCTCCACGGAGGGGAACCTAAGGCGCGCCCCCTGGGCCCAGCTCCCCACGGCCACGAAGACACCGCGGCCGAAGGCCTCCAGGGAGGCCCTGTCGCTCTCTGCGTCGCCGAAGAAGGCGGGGTTTGAGATCCCAAGCCTGTCGCAAAGGACCTCAAGGCCAAGGGGGGAGGGCTTCACTATCCCGGAGTCAAGGGGCACCACAAGGTCCCTTGGGAAGTCCTCCCACCCAAGGAGCTTCAAGGCCAGGTCCAGCTCCCTCCAGGGCCTGCCGGTGTATATGCCCACCGGCAGGGGTATGTCCTTGTAGGAGCGCTTTATCAACGGCCTCTCATAGGTGTAGTAGGGCTCGCAGTCTACGCCCTCCACGTAGAGCCTGTCGCAGAAGGCCCTTACCCCATCCCGGAAGGGGAACCCCGGGTCCGGCTCCCCGAACCGGCTGAGCACCCACTCCACCGGATCGTCTCCGTCAAATAAGGTCAATTCCCTCCTCCACTCCTCAGGGGTGGGGAATGCCTCCTTGAGGCTCCCCGTCCCCTTACGGCTTGCCATGCAGAGCATGGCCCAGGGGATGTCGTAGTCGTCGTTGAAAGCCCGATGCCCCTTGGTGGCCCTTTCGTGCTCCTCCGTATAGGCCTCGCAGTCCACCACCCCGCCCAAGGCCTCCCATCCCCACCCGATGGCCCGCCGGATCACCCGAGGGTAAGAGTCCCTCACGTCCACCAGGGTACCGTCCACGTCGAAGATTATCCCGTCCACCATGTTCGAACACCTCCGTTGCATTTCCGAGGACACCATGATAACATGGAGCCCACGTTTTGGGATGATAATTCATCACGCTAACACGATGGAGGTAGCAGCCATGAAAAACCCCGTTGCCCTGCCGGGAACCTCGCCAGAGGCGGAGGTGTCCGGCCATGAGACCCCCGAAGGGATGCCTTGACCCTCACGAAGACCTGGCCTTCTCCATGGAGCTGTGCAGAAACAGGGGCATCCAGGCCCTCATAAGCCACGGCTACAGGCCCGTGTGCACCCCCTCCCTCCAGCGGCTGGACAGCCTCATGGAGATCCTGGAACCCTCCAAGGGAGCCTCCATCATAGCCCTCACCTCCCCCCACGGGGAAGCCTGCGCCCTGAACTTCGACGTCACCATATCGGCGGTGCTGAAGCTAGTGCGCCAGAAGGCCCCTGAGGAGCGGCCCTTGAGGATCTGCTACGCCGAGAGGGCCTACAGGAAGCCGGAACCCCCGGGGGAGGAGTTCGAGTCCTACCAGCTTGGGGCGGAGATAATCGGCTGGGACGGGGAGGGGGCGGACTGCGAGGCCCTGTTCCTCGCGAACCTGGCCATGACCCGGATGGGAATCCAATCCCCGGTGTTCGCCCTGGGCAGCCCGTGGCTCATATCAAGGATCTTCAAGGGGCTCCCCAGGGAGACCGCCCGGTCCCTTACGGGGTGCCTCAAACGAAAGGACTTCACCGCCTACGGTAAGACGCTGGACCGCCTGGGGCCCCAATGGGAGCACCTCAAGGCCATACCGGATCTACGGGGCGGCGAGGAGGTGCTGGACCACCTGGGGGAGATGTACCAGGTCCGGAACGACCGGGCTTACCTTGAGATAAAACGGCTCTGGGACTTCGCAAGCCAGTGCGGCATAAACCTGACGCTGGACCTGTCCCTCACCAGGAACCCGGACTACTACAGCGGACCGGTCTTCGACTTCTACACCCCCTCTGGCATGCCCCTGGGAGGCGGCGGCCGCTACGATGGGCTCCTCAAGAGATGCGGCGTCATGGGGCAGGCGGTGGGGTTCTCCATAGACCTCAAGGCCGCGGGGCAAGCCTCGTCCCTTAAGATGAGGCCCCCTTTGGCGATGGTGTGGTGCGCCCCGCTGCCCCCATTCACGGCCCTGGAGTTCACCCGCCGCTTGAGCGGGCGGGACATACCCTTCGAGGTCAGCTGGCACCATCGCCCCCAGCAGTCCATGGAGGCCGCCAGGATAAAGGGGATGACCTGGTGGCTGGATCCCTCCGCGGGCCTGGCGCTGAACCTGAAGGACCTGCGGAGGAGCACCGTAAGCCGCTTCTTCGAGGAA
Encoded here:
- the hisC gene encoding histidinol-phosphate transaminase, encoding MTVVIKRSLSSLEPYDPGPSPRDLSRSIGRPVVPLNANESPFGHSRMAEGRILKALEEGLNRYPDPLALELRQALSRHWGLPEDCFLVDNGLDGVITLLGVTFLEEGDQVLHGKLTFSVYRSLAERFGARSVEVPMKEDWSLDLEGFAERITPRTKLVFLCNPNNPTGTAFPQRELEDFLRSVPPHVLVVCDEAYGDFADLPDFPRTAEMIAQRDNLVMLRTFSKAYGLAGLRVGYVAGPQQIISHMRRAKEPYSVNALALAGALGALEDHGFLRSVVEQLSKGREELQRGLSAMGVSFVRSHGNFVFIPLGNCSHRVFLGLMERGIMVRHYGSPGAIRVTVGRPEENRAFLKAMGEVLEEVRER
- a CDS encoding HAD family hydrolase — translated: MVDGIIFDVDGTLVDVRDSYPRVIRRAIGWGWEALGGVVDCEAYTEEHERATKGHRAFNDDYDIPWAMLCMASRKGTGSLKEAFPTPEEWRRELTLFDGDDPVEWVLSRFGEPDPGFPFRDGVRAFCDRLYVEGVDCEPYYTYERPLIKRSYKDIPLPVGIYTGRPWRELDLALKLLGWEDFPRDLVVPLDSGIVKPSPLGLEVLCDRLGISNPAFFGDAESDRASLEAFGRGVFVAVGSWAQGARLRFPSVEEGLDWVLGGGAS
- a CDS encoding ATP phosphoribosyltransferase regulatory subunit, producing the protein MRPPKGCLDPHEDLAFSMELCRNRGIQALISHGYRPVCTPSLQRLDSLMEILEPSKGASIIALTSPHGEACALNFDVTISAVLKLVRQKAPEERPLRICYAERAYRKPEPPGEEFESYQLGAEIIGWDGEGADCEALFLANLAMTRMGIQSPVFALGSPWLISRIFKGLPRETARSLTGCLKRKDFTAYGKTLDRLGPQWEHLKAIPDLRGGEEVLDHLGEMYQVRNDRAYLEIKRLWDFASQCGINLTLDLSLTRNPDYYSGPVFDFYTPSGMPLGGGGRYDGLLKRCGVMGQAVGFSIDLKAAGQASSLKMRPPLAMVWCAPLPPFTALEFTRRLSGRDIPFEVSWHHRPQQSMEAARIKGMTWWLDPSAGLALNLKDLRRSTVSRFFEEEEERS